One part of the Streptomyces sp. AM 2-1-1 genome encodes these proteins:
- a CDS encoding phospho-sugar mutase codes for MQHDDLLDRARAWQAEDPDPETRDELGRLIAADGPAARAELAARFAGTLQFGTAGLRGELGAGPMRMNRSVVIRAAAGLAAYLRARAGRGDAPGLVVIGYDARYRSADFARDTAAVMTGAGLRAAVLPRPLPTPVLAYAVRHLGAVAGVEVTASHNPPRDNGYKVYLGDGSQIVPPADAEIAAAIAAVGPLAGVDRPEGGWQVLGDEVLDAYLARTDAVLSAGSPRTARTVYTAMHGVGTSVLTAAFERAGFPAPVLVAEQAEPDPAFPTVAFPNPEEPGAMDLSFATARRVEPDLVIANDPDADRCAVAVPDPAADGGWRMLRGDEVGALLAAHLVDRGAEGVLAASIVSSSLLGRIAERAGLGYEETLTGFKWIARVDGLRYGYEEALGYCVDPDGVRDKDGITAALVVAELASVLKERGRTLLDLLDDLALAHGLHATDQLSVRVEDLSVIADAMERLRERPPVALAGLAVTSAEDLSKGSAPLPPTDGLRYRLDGARVIVRPSGTEPKLKCYLEVVVPVASADGLPAARARAAELLAGIRRDLSAAAGI; via the coding sequence GTGCAGCACGACGACCTCCTCGACCGGGCCAGGGCCTGGCAGGCCGAGGACCCGGACCCCGAGACGCGGGACGAACTGGGCCGGCTGATCGCCGCCGACGGCCCCGCAGCCCGCGCCGAGCTCGCCGCGCGCTTCGCGGGCACCCTCCAGTTCGGCACCGCCGGGCTGCGCGGGGAGCTGGGCGCCGGGCCGATGCGGATGAACCGGTCCGTCGTGATCCGGGCCGCCGCCGGACTCGCCGCGTACCTCAGGGCCCGGGCGGGCCGGGGAGACGCTCCCGGCCTCGTCGTCATCGGCTACGACGCCCGCTACCGCTCGGCCGACTTCGCCCGGGACACCGCCGCGGTGATGACCGGGGCCGGGCTGCGCGCCGCCGTGCTGCCGCGCCCGCTGCCGACCCCCGTCCTCGCGTACGCCGTACGGCACCTGGGGGCCGTCGCCGGCGTGGAGGTCACCGCGAGCCACAACCCGCCGCGCGACAACGGCTACAAGGTCTACCTGGGCGACGGCTCGCAGATCGTGCCCCCGGCGGACGCGGAGATCGCCGCGGCCATCGCGGCGGTCGGCCCGCTCGCCGGGGTGGACCGCCCCGAGGGCGGCTGGCAGGTCCTCGGCGACGAGGTCCTCGACGCCTACCTGGCCCGGACCGACGCCGTCCTCTCCGCCGGCTCCCCGCGCACCGCCCGGACCGTCTACACGGCGATGCACGGTGTCGGCACCTCCGTGCTGACCGCCGCCTTCGAGCGGGCCGGGTTCCCGGCGCCGGTGCTCGTCGCCGAACAGGCCGAGCCCGACCCGGCCTTCCCCACCGTCGCGTTCCCCAACCCGGAGGAACCGGGCGCGATGGACCTCTCCTTCGCGACCGCGCGACGGGTGGAGCCCGACCTGGTCATCGCCAACGACCCGGACGCGGACCGCTGCGCCGTCGCCGTCCCGGACCCGGCGGCCGACGGCGGCTGGCGGATGCTGCGCGGCGACGAGGTCGGCGCCCTGCTCGCGGCGCACCTGGTGGACCGCGGCGCCGAGGGCGTCCTCGCCGCCTCGATCGTCTCCTCCTCGCTGCTCGGCCGGATCGCCGAACGGGCCGGTCTCGGGTACGAGGAGACGCTGACCGGCTTCAAGTGGATCGCCCGCGTGGACGGCCTGCGCTACGGCTACGAGGAGGCGCTCGGCTACTGCGTCGACCCCGACGGCGTACGGGACAAGGACGGCATCACCGCCGCGCTGGTCGTCGCCGAGCTCGCCTCGGTGCTCAAGGAGCGCGGCCGCACCCTGCTCGACCTGCTGGACGATCTGGCGCTCGCGCACGGCCTGCACGCGACCGACCAGCTCTCGGTCCGGGTGGAGGACCTCTCGGTCATCGCCGACGCCATGGAGCGGCTGCGGGAGCGGCCGCCCGTCGCGCTGGCCGGACTGGCGGTGACCTCGGCGGAGGACCTCTCGAAGGGTTCCGCGCCGCTGCCGCCCACGGACGGGCTGCGCTACCGGCTGGACGGGGCCCGGGTGATCGTCCGCCCGAGCGGGACCGAGCCGAAGCTGAAGTGCTACCTGGAGGTCGTCGTGCCGGTCGCCTCGGCGGACGGGCTGCCCGCCGCGCGGGCCCGGGCGGCGGAGCTGCTGGCCGGGATCAGGCGGGACCTCTCCGCCGCGGCCGGCATCTGA
- the deoC gene encoding deoxyribose-phosphate aldolase — MPTSAPAFSGATASDGALRRFLHGLPGVDAVGLEARAASLGTRSIKTTAKAYAIDLAISMIDLTTLEGADTPGKVRALCAKALHPDPTDRTTPRTAAVCVYPDMAATAVAALAGSEVKVASVATAFPAGRAALPVKLADVRDAVAAGADEIDMVIDRGAFLAGHYLKVYEEITAVKAECGSARLKVIFETGELSTYDNIRRASWLGMLAGADFIKTSTGKVATSATPANTLLMLEAVRDFRRETGVQIGVKPAGGIRTTKDAVKFLVLVNETAGEDWLDNHWFRFGASGLLNDLLMQRQKLSTGRYSGPDYVTVD, encoded by the coding sequence ATGCCCACCTCTGCACCCGCATTCTCCGGCGCGACCGCGTCCGACGGTGCGTTGCGCCGCTTCCTGCACGGGCTGCCCGGCGTCGACGCCGTCGGCCTCGAAGCGCGCGCCGCCTCGCTCGGCACCCGGTCGATCAAGACGACGGCCAAGGCGTACGCGATCGATCTCGCCATCTCGATGATCGACCTGACGACGCTGGAAGGCGCGGACACCCCGGGCAAGGTCCGGGCGCTCTGCGCGAAGGCCCTGCACCCCGATCCGACCGACCGGACCACCCCGCGCACCGCCGCGGTCTGCGTCTACCCCGACATGGCGGCGACCGCGGTCGCCGCGCTGGCCGGCTCGGAGGTGAAGGTGGCGTCCGTGGCGACGGCCTTCCCGGCCGGCCGCGCGGCGCTCCCCGTCAAGCTCGCGGACGTCCGCGACGCGGTGGCGGCCGGGGCCGACGAGATCGACATGGTGATCGACCGGGGCGCGTTCCTGGCCGGCCACTACCTCAAGGTGTACGAGGAGATCACGGCTGTGAAGGCCGAGTGCGGCAGCGCCCGCCTCAAGGTCATCTTCGAGACCGGCGAGCTCTCCACGTACGACAACATCCGCCGCGCCTCCTGGCTCGGGATGCTGGCCGGCGCCGACTTCATCAAGACGTCGACGGGCAAGGTCGCGACCAGCGCCACGCCCGCCAACACCCTGCTGATGCTGGAGGCCGTCCGCGACTTCCGCCGTGAGACCGGCGTCCAGATCGGCGTGAAGCCCGCGGGCGGCATCCGCACGACCAAGGACGCGGTCAAGTTCCTGGTCCTGGTCAACGAGACCGCGGGCGAGGACTGGCTGGACAACCACTGGTTCCGGTTCGGCGCCTCCGGCCTGCTGAACGATCTGCTGATGCAGCGCCAGAAGCTCAGCACCGGCCGTTACTCCGGCCCCGATTACGTGACGGTGGACTGA
- a CDS encoding PH domain-containing protein — protein sequence MTSSTPPDEPTYADRTYRSGAAMVAGVLLLLLIAWLLGDALFTGEGRAPWQALSATALVAPLVIALTLRPAVLAGTRRILVRNPFRTITLPWSAVEGIRAAYSTELYTTGGTKYQVWALPVSLRDRKRALRQSTAAQRGGGLAEGQVRPAAADQAVSELRQLAHDDAELRAAAASQGIAAPGGPEVSASVRWAWEIIAPAVAGAIALAVLFATG from the coding sequence ATGACGAGCTCCACGCCCCCCGACGAGCCCACCTACGCCGACCGCACCTACCGGTCGGGTGCCGCGATGGTGGCCGGCGTACTGCTGCTCCTGCTGATCGCCTGGCTGCTCGGCGACGCGCTCTTCACCGGGGAGGGCCGTGCGCCGTGGCAGGCGCTGTCGGCGACGGCGCTGGTGGCGCCCCTGGTGATCGCCCTCACGCTGCGGCCCGCCGTGCTGGCCGGAACCCGGCGCATCCTGGTCCGCAACCCGTTCCGCACGATCACGCTGCCGTGGTCGGCGGTGGAGGGCATCCGCGCCGCGTACTCGACCGAGCTGTACACCACCGGTGGCACGAAGTACCAGGTGTGGGCGCTGCCCGTCTCGCTGCGCGACCGGAAGCGGGCGCTGCGCCAGTCGACGGCCGCCCAGCGCGGGGGAGGGCTCGCCGAGGGCCAGGTGCGTCCCGCCGCGGCCGACCAGGCGGTGTCGGAACTTCGCCAGCTCGCCCACGACGACGCCGAGCTGCGGGCCGCCGCCGCCTCGCAGGGCATCGCCGCGCCCGGGGGGCCCGAGGTGTCCGCCTCGGTCCGCTGGGCCTGGGAGATCATCGCGCCCGCGGTCGCGGGCGCGATCGCGCTGGCGGTCCTCTTCGCCACCGGCTGA